The following nucleotide sequence is from Vanrija pseudolonga chromosome 4, complete sequence.
accacaaTCATGTCGACCGCTCCGCTCCGCAACGCCGTCGTCCCGACGCTGGGCCGTGCCCAGCTGCGCACTGCGAGCCCGGTGctcgcgcgcttctcgtcctcggacgccaccaccagctcggagggcgagtcgagctcgcccactcCCGCCGGCAAGCTTCCCATGTCCTGGTCCGAGTACCTTGCTATGCGCAAGCGCCGCAAGCAGTGGTCGACGCTCACGACCATTCCCACGACGGCGGGTGCGCTGTTTGCTGGCGCGTCATACTTTGCTGCCGTCCAGCCCGAGTttgccggcctcgaccccTTGTAAGTGGAGGgaagggggtgggggtggttCTGCAGTGTGAGACTGGCTGACGTGTGTAGCGTCATCGCTGGTGGTGGAACGTGGGTGTTACTGACTGGGTGGTTGTGAGGTCGCTAATGTGATTCTTGACCGTGTACAGTGTCGCCGCTATGAGTAAGTCGAGCCGCGCACCGATGGAGTGGAGTGTGGAGGTGATGGGTGGTGCTTTGGTGGGGTTGAATGGGCCAAGGAGAATGGCAGAAGCGTCGTCGATGCTTTATGCCCGGGGAAAGTCACCCGTGGTGTGTCGAGGGAAGGCAAGAGGAGGACAGCACGCAAGGGCTTGTGTCCAGGTGTGATAGTTGGACACCTCCTTGCCTTCCTTGCTTTcctctccttctcggcctccccTTATGCTAtacccacccctccactTGCTACCTTCCCCAACCCCATCGCCTCGCTAACACACTTCAGCCCTTGGCTACCTCGTCGGCCCTTCCATCGGCAATGGCATCTTTGCTGTTACGCACCCCAAACTCGCTCGTGGCAACCCCCCACCTCTTGAAGTCATGGACCGCGAGTTTTACCACAGGATAAAGTCGAAGCGTGCCGACCCTAGCCGTCAGAGCGTCAACAACCCCGCGCCAGACTTTTACGGCGAGAAGGTGGGTGCGGTGTGGGGGGTTGTGGCAGTGGACGTGGTTGCTGACGTCGTTTTCCTCTTGCCGTTTCTGCTCCCTCGTACCTCCCAtctcccccttccccctccaGATCGTCTCCCTTGCTACCTACCGCCGCTGGCTCAAGGACCAGGAGGCGTACCGCCGCAAGGCTGCCCACGGtgttgacggcgaggagccttgagctgtcgctgctgctgctgccttgcCTCGAGCTGCCTGCTCCACCTTCCCCACTGTGCCCTGCCTGAATCACCCGTCATGAAGAAATGCATAAGCCAAACCGTAGCACTCTATCATCACTCCAACTCGAGGTCGTGTATGCATGATCCCATTCGACCGTTGTGGCGCCCCGGCGGGGGTTGTAGCAGCAACGGTGGCGCGCGCCTCTGATGGACACGGCGTCACGGATGTAAGCCAGAGGAGAGAGCCGATGGATGCCGGGGAGACTCGACGATGTCATCGGCGTATTTCAGGTCGCATTAGCAACCAAAGCTAATGCATCTACTCCCTCCATTAGCGGAACCAAATCTACCCCACTCAGGCCCATGTCAAACATCTGTTCGCCCATTCGCTCGTTGCTTTTGTTGTCGGCGGTATGCCCGAACTAGTCCGTCCAACGTATGGTCAAATCTCCGGTGTCACCCGGCTGTAACAGGGCGCGAACCAACCAAACCGTCACCATTGACGAGTGTCAGCCCAGGCAAGCAGGCGACACCACCCTGCACCCAGGCTGGCTGCCctcccacacccacccactgcgCTAGGCGACACATCCTTCACAAGACACGCACTCACTCacactcctcctcctcgtcaaccaCTACTCACCACTCTACCTTCTTCTCCCTGGTCACTCGCCTACAACGACGACCTACAAGATGATGCGCTCCACCTCTgccctccgccgcggcgtccagctcgcccagctcgcccgccccATCTCCACCACGGCCTCGGCTGCCTTTGCCCAGCCCGCAGAGACGTCGACCCCCGCGGCCGGCAAGGCCCCCGCCATCAAGGAGTTCAAGATCTACCGCTGGGTGAGTAGCGACCAGCGTGTGCatgtgcgcgtgcgcgtgcgcgggtGACCGCCGAGGCACTCACCTGCCACGGTGTGTTGGCGACAACAACGCGGCGGCCTATGCAATTTGCGCTGCGCATCGCACATCGCACCCCGGCTAACAATCACCCAGAACCCCGACACCCCCTCGGAGAAGCCCAAGCTCGAGTCGTTCAAGATCGACCTCAACCAGACTGGCCCCATGATGCTCGACGCCTTGGTGAGTGGCTGCGACTACGAGGTCGGATGGCAGCAGCTGACGCCCCGCAGATCAAGATCAAGAACGAGGTCGACCCCACCCTTACTTTCCGTCGCTCGTGCCGTGAGGGCATTTGCGGTTCGTGCGCCATGAACATTGACGGTGTCAACACCCTTGCCTGCCTGTGCCGCATCGACAAGGACACGAGCAAGACCACCAAGGTCTACCCCCTTCCTCACAGTGAGTGTGCACCGTGCACCGTCTTTGTACTCGATGACCATGGCTCACACTCCCAGTGTTCGtcgtcaaggacctcgtccCCGACCTCACCCTCTTCTACAAGCAGTACAAGTCGATCCAGCCCTACCTCCAGAACGACAACGTTCCCGAGAAGGAGTACTACCAGTCGCAGGAGGACcgcaagaagctcgacgGCATGTACGAGTGCATTCtctgcgcctgctgctccaCCTCGTGCCCCTCGTACTGGTGGAACCAGGACCAGtacctcggccccgccgtcCTCATGCAGGCCTACCGCTGGATCGCCGACTCGCGTGACGCCTACGGtgccgagcgcaaggagcagctcgagaacTCGATGTCCGTCTTCCGTTGCCACACCATCATGAactgctcgaggacgtgtCCTAAGGGCTTGTCGCCAGGTGAGTACACCGTGCAGAGACGATTGTTCGAAGACTAATGTCCCCGCAGGCGCTGCCATTGCGGCCCTCAAGCTCGAGATGGCGACCGGAAGGAAGGCATGAACGACCAAAAAACGATTGTAAGCGTGTCAGACGCGGTAGTTGGTGGCACTGCATGTATTATTTGCCTCAACGGGTGCAGCGGGGCGTGTAGGTGATGTCGGCGGTGCTGCAGGGCGTTCGGTGAACGGGGGATCGAGGAGGgaacgaggaggaggatatGGGGGTTGGGTTGTGGCAGGGTGAGGCCTCAACGGGATCGTAGCCCTCTGGGCTTGCGGACAGCAACTACAACAACACTAAATGTGTATGGGACGCTGGGATGAGATCTTGGCCAGGTAACAACGAAACGAGGCTGGTCCCGTGGGGAGTGAGCGGCGTGGGTGCCACTGGCACATCCGCCACCTGCCAC
It contains:
- the PAM17 gene encoding Presequence translocated-associated motor subunit PAM17, mitochondrial yields the protein MSTAPLRNAVVPTLGRAQLRTASPVLARFSSSDATTSSEGESSSPTPAGKLPMSWSEYLAMRKRRKQWSTLTTIPTTAGALFAGASYFAAVQPEFAGLDPFVIAGGGTWVLLTGWFVAAMTLGYLVGPSIGNGIFAVTHPKLARGNPPPLEVMDREFYHRIKSKRADPSRQSVNNPAPDFYGEKIVSLATYRRWLKDQEAYRRKAAHGVDGEEP
- the SDH2 gene encoding Succinate dehydrogenase [ubiquinone] iron-sulfur subunit, mitochondrial translates to MMRSTSALRRGVQLAQLARPISTTASAAFAQPAETSTPAAGKAPAIKEFKIYRWNPDTPSEKPKLESFKIDLNQTGPMMLDALIKIKNEVDPTLTFRRSCREGICGSCAMNIDGVNTLACLCRIDKDTSKTTKVYPLPHMFVVKDLVPDLTLFYKQYKSIQPYLQNDNVPEKEYYQSQEDRKKLDGMYECILCACCSTSCPSYWWNQDQYLGPAVLMQAYRWIADSRDAYGAERKEQLENSMSVFRCHTIMNCSRTCPKGLSPGAAIAALKLEMATGRKA